The Leptidea sinapis chromosome 15, ilLepSina1.1, whole genome shotgun sequence genome window below encodes:
- the LOC126968452 gene encoding glycine dehydrogenase (decarboxylating), mitochondrial — translation MLRLLRPVKISSRVQNYIKKLEKEISVRCLTSQSSKDGSLFPERVDFPSRHIGPRDHDIVTMLDLLGYKSLDELTDDAVPKKIQLHGLMNISDPISEHDLIERARKISEKNQIWRSYIGMGYHNCCVPHTIMRNLFENPGWTTQYTPYQPEVAQGRLESLLNYQTMVSDLTGLDVANASLLDEGTAAAEALSLCHRLNKRTKFVVSERLHPQTLAVVQTRLDALGLEVAVLPDVREADFAQRDISAVLLQCPDTRGLVYDYSGLAATAQEHGTLVVVATDLLALALLRPPAECGAALAVGTSQRFGVPLGYGGPHAGFFAAEHALVRLMPGRMVGVTRDSSGRDAYRLALQTREQHIRRDKATSNICTAQALLANMSAMYAVYHGPQGLRDIATRVHNAALVLDHGVQQRGHKQTNDVYFDTLYIMPSSDHDTEAIKARAQQKKINLRYFEDGAVGVALDETTTEEDVGDLLWIFDCKSVEEVIGTGDVKSRSIVKGPFRRTSPYLTHPVFNAHHSETRIVRYMKRLENKDVSLVHSMIPLGSCTMKLNSTTEMMPCTFKHFTEIHPFAPLDQCQGYHILFEELANDLCAITGYDRVSFQPNSGAQGEYAGLRTIKRYHEVRGDAARNICLIPVSAHGTNPASAHMAGMKVCAIRVTPNGDIDMAHLKDMVEEHSEKLSCLMMTYPSTFGVFEECAADVCALVHKHGGQVYLDGANMNAQVGLCRPGDYGSDVSHLNLHKTFCIPHGGGGPGMGPIGVKAHLAPFLPSHPVINPLADLGEAAHSFGSVSAAPFGSSAILPISWAYIKMMGPKGLKRATQVAILNANYMSRRLDGHYKTLYKGERGLVAHEFIIDVRDLKKSANIEPGDIAKRLMDYGFHAPTMSWPVPGTLMIEPTESEDLQELEKFCEALITIRKEIKDIEDGVMDQRLNPLKMAPHTQEDVITEDWNRPYSRQQAAFPAPFVKGETKVWPTVGRIDDMYGDKHLVCTCPPVIDDF, via the exons atgttgcgATTACTCAGGCCCGTAAAAATTAGTTCTCGAGtgcaaaattatataaaaaaattggagAAAGAAATTAGTGTACGGTGTTTGACGAGTCAAAGTTCCAAAGATGGCAGTTTGTTTCCAGAAAGAGTTGATTTTCCAAGTCGACATATTGGACCACGGGACCACGATATTGTCACTATGTTAGATCTGTTAGGATATAAG agTTTGGATGAGTTAACTGACGATGCAGTACCCAAGAAAATACAATTACACGGTCTCATGAATATAAGTGACCCCATAA GTGAACATGATCTTATCGAAAGAGCCAggaaaatttctgaaaaaaatcaaatatggcGTTCGTATATTGGAATGGGCTACCACAATTGCTGCGTTCCACATACAATCATGCGGAATTTGTTCGAAAATCCTGGATG GACCACACAATATACTCCTTACCAACCAGAAGTAGCTCAAGGGAGATTAGAAAGTCTCCTCAACTATCAGACTATGGTGAGCGATTTGACTGGTTTAGATGTCGCAAATGCTTCCCTTCTTGATGAAGGTACTGCAGCTGCTGAAGCTCTTTCATTATGTCACAG GCTTAATAAAAGAACAAAGTTTGTTGTATCGGAAAGACTACATCCTCAAACATTGGCCGTTGTACAAACACGATTAGATGCTTTGGGGTTAGAAGTAGCTGTTCTACCCGATGTAAGAGAAGCTGATTTTGCTCAAAGGGATATATCGGCTGTACTTCTACAATGTCCTGACACACGAGGCTTAGTGTATGATTATTCAGGTTTAGCTGCAACGGCCCAAGAACACGGG ACGTTAGTAGTAGTTGCTACTGACTTATTAGCTCTCGCACTCCTGAGGCCACCGGCTGAATGCGGTGCAGCATTAGCAGTTGGAACATCCCAACGCTTCGGAGTGCCACTCGGCTACGGAGGACCTCACGCAGGATTTTTTGCTGCAGAACATGCTCTAGTCCGTCTTATGCCAGGTCGAATGGTTGGAGTAACACGAGATTCTTCTGGAAGAGATGCTTATAG GTTAGCACTTCAAACTAGAGAGCAGCATATCCGTCGTGATAAAGCAACATCCAACATTTGTACAGCGCAAGCTTTGCTCGCTAATATGTCTGCAATGTATGCTGTTTATCACGGTCCTCAAGGACTTAGAGATATTGCCACCAGAGTCCACAATGCTGCATTGGTACTCGACCATG gtGTGCAGCAAAGGGGACACAAACAAACCAACGATGTATACTTTGACACGCTTTACATTATGCCAAGTTCTGATCACGACACGGAAGCCATTAAAGCTAGAGCtcaacaaaagaaaataaaccTGCGGTATTTTGAAGATGGCGCTGTAGGAGTTGCTTTGGATGAAACGACCACAGAAGAAGACGTTGGTGATCTCTTGTGGATATTTGACTGTAAAAGTGTAGAAGAG GTTATAGGTACTGGCGATGTCAAGTCACGTAGCATCGTAAAAGGTCCGTTTCGGCGTACCTCGCCATACTTGACCCATCCTGTATTTAATGCTCATCATTCGGAGACTAGAATTGTGAGATATATGAAAAGGCTTGAAAACAAGGATGTTTCGCTAGTTCACTCCATGATCCCTTTA GGCTCCTGTACAATGAAATTGAACTCAACAACGGAGATGATGCCGTGCACGTTCAAACACTTCACTGAAATCCATCCGTTCGCTCCATTGGACCAATGTCAGGGCTACCATATACTATTTGAGGAGCTTGCTAATGACCTGTGTGCAATTACTGGATACGATCGGGTTTCATTTCAACCAAacag tGGTGCTCAAGGTGAATATGCTGGATTGCGAACAATAAAGCGATACCACGAAGTTCGTGGTGATGCCGCTCGAAACATTTGTCTCATACCAGTTAGTGCTCACGGCACTAATCCAGCTTCAGCACATATGGCCGGCATGAAGGTCTGTGCCATTCGCGTAACACCGAATGGAGATATTGATATGGCGCACCTTAAAGATATG gtaGAAGAACACAGTGAAAAGTTGTCATGTTTGATGATGACTTATCCAAGCACATTTGGAGTGTTTGAAGAGTGTGCAGCAGACGTTTGTGCTCTGGTACACAAGCATGGTGGCCAGGTGTACTTGGATGGAGCTAACATGAACGCACAG GTTGGACTGTGTCGGCCTGGAGATTACGGCAGTGACGTATCTCAtcttaatttacataaaacgTTCTGCATACCCCACGGAGGCGGCGGACCCGGAATGGGCCCTATTGGAGT TAAAGCACATTTAGCTCCATTCCTACCGTCACACCCAGTTATAAACCCCTTAGCGGACTTGGGCGAGGCAGCTCATAGTTTTGGCTCAGTCAGCGCGGCACCGTTTGGATCATCAGCTATATTGCCTATATCTTGGGCCTATATAAAG ATGATGGGTCCAAAAGGCTTAAAACGTGCAACTCAAGTTGCTATTCTCAATGCGAATTATATGTCGAGGCGATTGGACGGCCATTATAAAACATTGTACAAAGGTGAAAGAGGTCTTGTAGCTCACGAGTTTATAATAGATGTCCGGGATCTTAAAAAATCTGCCAACATAGAACCAGGAGACATAGCAAAGAGACTAATGGACTAtg GTTTCCATGCGCCAACAATGTCGTGGCCAGTTCCTGGTACATTAATGATAGAACCGACAGAATCCGAAGATTTGCAAGAGTTGGAAAAGTTCTGTGAAGCTCTTATAACAATCAGAAAGGAAATAAAGGATATTGAAGATGGTGTTATGGATCAACGACTCAACCCCCTCAAG ATGGCGCCACATACTCAAGAAGATGTTATCACAGAAGATTGGAATCGTCCGTATAGCAGGCAGCAAGCGGCGTTCCCAGCA CCTTTTGTCAAAGGAGAAACAAAAGTATGGCCTACTGTTGGACGCATAGACGATATGTATGGAGATAAACACCTCGTCTGTACCTGCCCTCCTGTAATAGACGActtctaa
- the LOC126968495 gene encoding fas-associated death domain protein has product MTLSEYDQLKNHIIYYLGLHEDHSSLLTVLKEFYKDDIDSPRRYEKIKTIRELLHLLEIRYVLSEANLTPLKEICYRASDNHLLQRVLDYEQLSASKGKDNNCYYDLKNDQTYQTTTTGHHYGNISDHKKNRINQIIIEEIGSYWRNLARNLRVQEQIIDEIESKYKAISEKASKLLEFYETRADPQRGFYVLCNALEKSRRKDISKSIQEVMLMNI; this is encoded by the exons atgacTCTATCAGAATACGATCAGCTGAAAAACcatatcatttattatttaggATTACATGAAGATCACAGTTCTTTATTAACAGTTCTTAAGGAATTTTATAAAGATGATATAGATTCTCCTCGAAGATACGAGAAAATAAAGACAATTCGTGAACTACTCCATTTGTTAGAGATCAGATATGTATTGTCTGAAGCTAACTTAACACCTCTAAAAGAAATTTGTTACAGAGCTAGTGATAATCATTTACTTCAAAGAGTACTGGATTATGAGCAGTTAAGTGCTTCAAAGGGCAAGGACAATAATTGTTACTatg atttaaaaaatgatcaaacaTACCAAACTACTACTACAGGCCATCACTATGGTAACATAAGCGACcataaaaagaatagaattAATCAGATTATAATTGAGGAAATAGGTAGTTATTGGAGAAATCTTGCCAGGAATTTAAGAGTACAGGAACAAATAATAGATGAAATTGAAAGCAAATACAAAGCAATATCTGAAAAAGCATCAAAGCTACTCGAGTTCTATGAAACAAGAGCAGATCCACAAAGAGGTTTCTATGTTTTGTGTAATGCTTTAGAAAAATCAAGAAGGAAAGATATTAGTAAATCAATACAGGAAGTCATGcttatgaatatataa